In Thermovirga sp., the genomic window CGAAGCCGAGAGGACGGTGATATGGGACTGCCTTCTGGACAGCGATGTCCTGACCATATGCCTAGAGGCGCTTCTGCCGGAGGATTTATACGACGGGAATCATAGGCAGACCTTCAAGATCATGTACGAAA contains:
- a CDS encoding replicative DNA helicase (unwinds double stranded DNA) encodes the protein MSDKLFERIPPHSIEAERTVIWDCLLDSDVLTICLEALLPEDLYDGNHRQTFKIMYE